The DNA region gatttttaatagattttaaatagCCTTATTGTTGagtctaagtgtgtgtgtgtgaatgtgtgtgtgtgtgtgtgtgtgtgcatgagtgtgtacAGTGTTAGGGACCACACCTACCACCTtggcctgctaggcaagcactataccactgagctacatccattcACAGCCCAGTGTGGAATAACTTATATACAATTAAATTAATCTCTTGTGTATACAATTTACTCACTCTGAGGTAACATGTAAGATAAGCAAACACCACCACCACAAGTTTTACCAGTTTCTTTCACCTCCTAAACTTCTTCATGCCCTTTCCTTGCCCTGAATCCTGCTCTAAGGCAGTCACCTAATTGCTTGGGTTCCTCTAGTTTGCCTTGCCCCAAATATGATGCAAATGGACACTTTTAGGAATGGCTCTGTCAGTTCACATACTATTTTTGAGATGCAAGCAGATCTCAGATTCCTTTTCCTGGTGAGTGGCATTCCTTGTAGGCACACACCACACTTTATCCACTGACCAATTGATATACGTCTGagtgatttccatttttttgacCAATTCTACACATTTTCAGTTTCCAATTCTGAAACTCTTAGGAACATTGTCAGAAATTGTTTATATGGACCCATGCTGTCATTTCTGTTGAGGAAAGACCTGAGAGGAGAATTGCTGAGTCACATGGCAAGTGTGTACGGAACCTTTACGGGAAATACCAAACTCTTCTCCAAAGACTCTGTCACTTTGCATCCCCTAGAGGGGAACCTCTAGGCTGCCTGAATTTGAGCCCCACATTCGTTCATAGGGAAGCCATTTATGAGGGTATCAGTTGCTCCGTATCCTCTTCAACACTTGGTCTGATGGTCTTAGATTAAACTGTATTTAAAAGATGTGTTGGGGGTTCTCATTGCAGATGTTTGTTTTGACTTTTAgactctgcctccatcttccattctctctctctctctctctctctctctctctctctctctctctctatatatatatatatatatatatatatatatattaaaatatatacaaatacatacacagaTACGCTCCTGAAACTCTTCATCATTtctcattattactattatcttGGTCATTGTCAAAGCCAAGATGGTGCCATAAAGGGCAGAGCCCATGGGGACCTCCACCCTAGCAGACTCCAGATTAGGAAGAAGCACTTGTTGTCCAGTTGACACAAAGGAGCTTATAATAGGACTGAGCTGGgaggagcccagagcccagctgaGAACCAGGTGAGGAGAATCAGAGCAGAGAAACATCTGCCCAGGCTGGAGCTGGGCAATGTCTTGGAGCAGAGTACACTGGAAGGAGAACTGAATCCACAGCAGCCTTGCTGATTGGAGGTCAAGGAGAAGCAGTGCTCTCAGCATGATGGCTACTCACTTGTGGATAAAGCTGATTACTCCCCAATGTGGCTGAGAAGGACACAACACTGAGCTGTGAGAGCCTACGATGGGGTGGGGGTAGGCCTGCCAAGGATGGTTTGCAGGGGAACCTCTAGGCTGCCTGAAGTTGAGCCCCACACCCCTTCATCAGGGAAGTCAGATTGAGCAGGTTATCCTCACCCACACTGGCTTCCATTCACCCCTGCAGGGCTCAGGATGATTCAGAATCTCCCAGAGGCACCTAATCCCTGGGAGTTCCCTGGACCCGCAGGCACTCATTTCACATCTTTCCAGTGGATAAGTGACTGTAAACTGGACCTTGGTTTTGTGTTGATGGGGTATCTACAGAAATGCCTTCACAAAGAAGGGTCAGACTGAGAAGGGAGAGGCCCTCAGAGGTTCTCAGAACATGGTCTATAAGAGATTAGGAACTATTGAAGGGCACCCAGTCAGCTATGAAGGTCACAGTCACACCTCCCTGCCAGTGTGCAAGCAGTTCCCCTCACTCCACCAAGGTCACCTGTATTTCTCCATCTCTGGAAATCTTCATTCTGCCCCCTCAGAGAAGCCCCCCATGTTCCTCCAGTTACATCCAGCtctctgctccctcctctcctccccaacACCCTCATGGGCCTGTGACTGCAAGGACAGGGAGTTAGTGACTCCAGGTGTGAGGAGAAGGGTCCTGGGATCTCAGAGGGGCTGCAGAGGCTGTGCAGTACCTTCGGAGGTGGCCAAAGGAAGAAGAGGGGTAGGCCCTGCCCACAGCACACTGGCTCCATGACCTCAGAGTTCAGAGTGACTCTCCTGCAGCACACACCTTGCAGGGCACCACCCATTTCCCAGACTCCTCACTGTCAGGTTCAAATTCCACCCGGCAGAATGCTTCTCTGCATTTCCAGGTGAAGCCCAGGAATACATAGCAGCCCTGGGAGCCGACCATGTCCCTGCATCGTCTTCCTGCCTGGCTCATCATCGTGGCATATGGGCTCCTGATGCTCCTCATCCAGGGCCAGGGTGAGGCTGCCATGGGTAGGGTGGTAGAGACCAGGTTGGATCTGCCAAAGTGCCCAGAGACAGAGCCTGAGCCTGGAGGGAAGGCACCAGGGCGGGGGAGTTGGTCGAGGAGACAGATGAAGGGGATGAGGGGCAGGAGGGCGAGCCAGAGAGGGTCAGAGCTGCCTGAGGACACCCCCATGGAGGAGTGAGCTAGTGTGAGGGGATTCTGAGGAGCACAGTATGGGCAAGTCAGAAGCCTCCTGGCAAAGGAACAGGGATAGGGACCTTTCcctcctgtgtgtggctgtggctgtagctACTACTCATCCTTGGataataacaacagcaataaGAGCTTGCTGGTTACATTTGGCTCTGAGTGTTTTGACCCCTTGGCCAGAGAAGTGCTGGCACATTTTGTAGGGTCCATAGGCAAGGTTATTGGTCCTGAGGGATACAGAAGTCCCTGGTACCACTTCTCAAAGCTAATCTGAATGACTATTGATATCCTTTCACTAGCGAACCCAAGCTAGCATGCCTTGGATTGTGTTCTGGGACAAAGGGGATGTACTATATACCTGCTAGAAGTCTCTAGGCCCTTATCAGAAGGTGCTGGCATAAGATAACCAAGCCCAGGGAGTGTCAGCAGCCCTGGATCCCTTCCACACCAAAGGCTCCTATTGTGGATGTTGGACATAGACCCAACTTTCCCAGTCTAATCTGCACAGAGGAATCCATGTTAACCTTTCCCCCTTGGACCACCACTGATAGGCTTCCTCCCTTACCTGGGGCTGAGAGAACCATAATTTTATCAGCAAGAAGATTTCTTTACCTTCACTGAAAGATTCTATTTTCAACAGTCTTTTTTCTTGAActcacaaccaaaaaaaaaaaaaaaaagacctgagtCCAGAGAGGATATATAGAATTGAGTCCCACAGTCTTCTTCCCACCCAGTCCTGGCTCCTCCACAGGCCCATCTAGGTCTTGAATAGGGTCCAGGTCTTACACACTATTCATCTTTGTCTCTCACCTAAATGGTCACGAACCCATCTTTTCTTGTGTGACCTTTTCCTCATCTGGACACGGGGACACTTCCCACCACTACATACATACATGGGTGAGATTCCTCCTGCTGGTTCATGCAGGCCTTGTGCTCAAGGAAGCAGCGACATTATGTCATCAGACTGTGAGCAGGAATATTTAGTAGGCTTTGTCCTTTGTAGTAAGTAATATCAGGCATTAGTGGCCAGTCACCACATGAGTAACATGGACCACGATCCCTCTGGCATGGCATTGTGTGGAGACAGCATGTTGGTAGGGACAGGAGTGTGTCTTTGGACTTGGAGGGATGCTGGCCAATTTCCTTCTCTGGTCCTGTGAGTGGCTGCTGCCCTGGCCTGACCTGTACCAGGTAGCATCAAACATGCAGATCCTAGGGGATCTggtgagagagaggaggaggtttggagttttaaattttttcttatggaAACAGCTCAGATCTACCACATTATAGAGTGAGTACTTGAACCTGGGGGAGGGAAGGACCCAGTGATGTGGGAGCTGGGGAGATGACAACAATAGCAGGAGAACTGTGGACCTGACTGCCAACTCTCTGCACCCTGAAGCACAGAGAAGACTGGGGCATCCTGAGGGCTGCACAGCACCCAAGTGTGGACCCATTCTGCAGAAGAGACAAGAGTTAAATGCAACATACCCAACATCAACCTTTACCCAAATATCATGACTTGGACAAGCCAGATATATCTAGCTTGACTTTTGGTTGCCTCCTTGCCTTGATACCCAACCCCAGGCAGGACAATTTTGTATGGTCTGAATTCATAGCTCCCTTCCTAATGTCTGTTTCTCTTTACATGAATGATTCTTCTTTATGTCATGTCTTGTCTTCTCAAGCATGAGATCCTTAAGAATGGGAAACTTTAGTTCCATTCCCACAGTCCTCCTAGTGCATGACATGACCTGGCACAGTGAGTGCAATGGACACTCCTGCCCCATCAGCCCAAAAGACATTCTGCTGGCAGTTGCTAGGGCTGAAGGATCGTGGCAAGACACAGGAGCCTGGTGAGTCTGAAGGAATAGTCTGTGAGCCAGTCGAGTGATAGTGGTGGTGGCGATAGGGACTAGGGATGAGCAGAAAGATTCTGAAGCGAAGGTTGACAGATCAGGGTTCCTCTACAAGGCTGAGCTAAAAAGGGCCAACCAGGCCCCATGCTGCAGGTCAGCAGCTGAGTGGGCAAACCTGAGCCTGAAGTACATCTCTCTGCCCACAGGCCAGGACTCAGTCAGCCCCATCCGGATCACCCACACCGGGCAGGTGCGGGGCAGTCTCATCCACGTGAAGGGCACCGATGCGGGGGTCCACACCTTCCTGGGAATTCCCTTTGCCAAGCCACCTGTAGGACCACTGCGCTTTGCAGCCCCTGAGCCCCCTGAACCTTGGAGTGGTGTGAGGGATGGGACCTCCCACCCAGCCATGTAAGTTCTCCTGGAGTCTGGGAaacctcagggctggggttggggtgggtaATCCGAGCCCTGGGCCAGGCTGCTTTGGCTCCTTCATCTAAACTGCACTGCAAGGCCTGGGGCTGTAGACCAGTGCTAATGTGTTTTTTGCAAACTAATGCACTGGCTTTGAAACCCAGGccctaaatgaacaaatatatccCTCTGCATTGGGGCAATTCCACACTCATTCTTCCAATGCAAGAGTAACTTTGCCAGGCCCCTGGCTCAGGGCTTGGAACCCAACAGGCATTACCTCCAGGTGTTGAACACAAGAGCAGAAACACATGTCCCTGGATATGGCTTACTCCAGGTGATCTCTCCCACCAGGGGAGATGTGTCTGGAAGAGGGTCGGCTTGGCTCTCTGAACCTATAAAAGACCTTGACTCCAGCAGTCGATGCTGCAGATCCCTGAGGAGGGCAACAGTGGTGGCTCCTTGGGGACCCCACCCACAGGGCCAAGGGAAAGGAGCATGTGCTTACAGCTCGAGACACAGTGGAGGGGTGAGGTTTTCTGAGAGCCTCAAGTTGGGCTGTGGGATGCCCCATTTCCCTTCTGTGAGAAATAACCTCCATCCACTCAGGCACCACCTGTGTGGGGACACCTATGCTGTTCCAGGCCTGAATGGGGACAGGGATAAGTGGTGAATGTCAACAGGGGCAGCCAGGGTTTCCCAGACAGGGCCCTAGAGTCAGGATTGCCCAGCTTCAGAAGGAGGTGGAATCAAGTGCTCCACAATCTTGAGGCCTCCCTGGGGGTGGGGAATCCATCCCTGCTTCCCCAGAGCCTGTGGCCTGGAACTCAGTTGGAAATGACTTGAAAGAAAGATCATGTGAGGCAAGGCATCAGTTAAGGCAGGGAGTGAGGTTGTCTGGGATCAAGTCAGGACCTGAGGTCTGAATTGACCACTGCTCAGCCCCTGGAGTAAATGTATTCCATTGTCACCAGGTGTCTGCaaaatacagataaaatgaaTACAGAGGATCTGAACCTACAACGAATACTACAAAGTATAAACTTGCCTCCCGTCCCCATGTCAGAGGACTGCCTGTACCTCAGCATCTACGCGCCTGCACATGCCCGTGGGGGCTCTAACCTGCCTGTGAGTGTTAAGTCATGGTCAGTTGAAGGGTGGGAGAACATTTCTTTGAGAAAACGATTAGAAGTGGTCTTGGGACATGGTTCATGGTAGAGAGCTAGCACAATGCTGTGAAGCCCTGGGATTGACCCCAGTACTACATAACAATACCAACGACACTGGAAGACATCAGCTGGCCACCACTGTGGTGTGGACTACCATGTAAAGTTTCTCACTATCAGCTCTAAAAAGGCCTGTTATTCAGACAGGAAGTTCACCTAGGCATGGAGTCAAAGAGCCCTGGAAGCTCTcagaggccaaatgttctgaCCCACTGATCAACTCACCAGCTTCTACCCAGGCGATCCCATTCAGGTGCCCAAAAGCTGCACTTTGAGATCACTATATTCCACGACCATCATTTACTTTGAGGGACAGTGATTGGAAGACACTTTAAATTAATGTTCAAGTGAGGTAATCACAGAaacatcaattttcttttcttttcagagtaGTTCTGAGAGGAATAGATCCAGGTTCTGAATCCTGGTTAGACTCCAAAGTATGGGAGGCCTGATCTTCCAAATTGAACTTACTCTGTCACCAGTACCCTAGGTCATAAAGTTTTACTAGCATTCTGGGTGAGCAGCTACACAAGCCAAAGTGGTGTTCAGATGAGGGGTTCAGCCAGGATCAAGTTGGGCAGGGTAGCCACACATGGTATATCTCCTGATTTCCCAGGTGATGGTCTGGATCCATGGTGGTGGCTTGGTGATGGGCTCAGCTTCCATGTATGATGGTTCTATTCTGTCAGCCATTGAAAATGTACTGGTGGTCACTATCCAGTACCGCCTGGGAGTTCTGGGCTTCTTCAGGTGAGCCTGGGACAGGGAGGGTCCATGGGGCTGAGTAGACAGAGAACCAACCATTGATCATCATCCTTTCCATTTCTCAGCACTGGAGACCAGCATGCCACTGGCAACTGGGGCTACCTGGACCAAGTGGCTGCCCTACGCTGGGTCCAGCAGAATATCGCCCACTTTGGAGGCAACCCTGATCGAGTCACCATTTTTGGCGGGTCTGCAGGTGGCACTAGTGTGTCCTCACTTGTGTTGTCTCCAATGTCCCAAGGACTCTTCCATGGTGCCATCATGGAGAGTGGGGTGGCCCTGCTGCCTGACCTCATCACCAGCTCATCTAAAGATGTCTCCACAGTGAGTATCCTTTACTGCCCACCGCCAAATCTGCAGACTCACCCTTTAACTTCAGAGCCTCTGCCACTCTGTCTGTTCCATGGGAACAAAGACCATGCAGGTGTCTCTGGAACTTGCCACCACAACAGGGATTCTGAGGAGCTCAAAGGTCAGAATCACACACCTCTGCCTCAAGTAGTTGATTTTGCTCCATTTTGATCTACAAAGCTGCACCCTGGGGGCCTCATCCTCAGAAGACCCATGTAAAGCAGGTGTGATGGCTCCTCTGGCTGACACCTGAGCTTCAGGGAAGGTGGAAGGATTTCATACTTGCTGCAATACACACATGGCTCCCTTTGAGAATTATGGGTAACCTGCACACAGCTGAGACCTTAGGCTGCAACCCCTTCCCTGTCTGTCAGATGATTCAGCCTCTTTTTGGTGCCTTTACAGATGGTGGCCAACCTGTCTGCCTGTGGGCAAGTAGAGTCAGAGGCCCTGGTGAGCTGCCTGCGGGGCAAGAGTGAACAGGAAATGCTGGCTATTACCAAGGTAGGGCTGAATGGACGTCAGTGAGGAGACAGGGGTTATGGTGGAAGGAAAATACAGTGCTTTCTACTGTAGAACTATGATCTCATTTCCAGGGCTTGGTCTTCTTGTATCCTCATAGTCCTGGATGGGAATTGAGATAAAAATATGCTGAACCAGGTGTAGAATCTCTGAATGTATCATGGGTTGAGTTAGGATGGGTTGGAGGTAACTCATGTGTTATTAAAAAAGAGACTTTCCTTCCCGTAATCATGGACTTTGAATGCCCCCTTAGCCCTTCAAGATCATTCCTGCTGTGGTGGATGGGGCCTTCCTACCCAGGCATCCCCAGGAGCTTCTGGCCTCTGCTGATTTTCAACCTGTTCCTAGCATCATTGGTGTCACCAATGATGAGTATGGCTGGGGCATTCCAATGGTGAGTCCCCTCTCCAAACTGCCACAATAGTGTCAAGTGTGAGCGGCTTTAGACTTTGTAGGTCCTGTTCATCCCACCCCAACTATAAACTTCACTTCACCACACAGATCTTGAGCCCACCTGAAATCCAGAAAGACATAGACAGAGAGACATTGCAAGCTGTTCTGCAGAGAATAACAGCACAGAGGGTGAGACTCCTGGGGTTCTGGGCCAGGCAGAGTGCAGCCAGTCTCTCTTCCTTTTCAGCAATGACCATGAACCAAAATTGATCTATGTGATTTGTGGGTGGAACCACTACAAAGCTTGACAGCATTACCCTATTCCCTGACACATCCCAAACACCAATCCCTGCCCTCTAAATCCTGCCTCCCTGCCCCAGAGATTGCTTAACATGATACTCCCTGATCCCCTGGACTAGATGAAGTTGCCTGCCGAATGTGCTGACCTATTGATGGAGGAGTACATGGGAGACAACGAGGACCCCCACACCCTGCGACTCCAGTTCCAGGAGATGATGGCGGACTTCATGTTTGTGATGCCTGCACTCCAAGTAGCACATGATCAGAGTGAGTGTATCTGAACCTGAATCCTGGCTTCCTAGGAGACAGCTCAGAGCTGTGGGTCCCAGGTGAGGTCTGGTGTCAGGTCCTGACACATGTCTTTATCCAGACCCTGGTCTCAGGCACCTACCTAACAGCCCTCATCTCAGTAAATCCTTATGGCTAGAGTAAGAGATAGACATCACGCTAATTTTACAGAAGAGGGAACAAAGGTAGTAGCAGTCAAGGACTTGCCTGTGACCACACTTCCAGGAAGTCCAAGATATGACTTAACAAAGAGCCTTTCAACTGCCCCTGATCCATTCTGGGCTTCCAAGCCACTGTGAAGACTCAAGTCAGTGTTGGACCTGGCAATCTTGACACCAAGAGTGACACATCCTGTCCACCCTCCAGGTTCCCATGCTCCTGTCTACTTCTATGAGTTCCAGCATCGGCCCAGCATGTTTAAGGACATGAGGCCGCCACATGTGAAGGCTGACCATGGTGATGAGTTCATCTTTGTCTTTGGGTCCTACTTTAGTGGCATGAGAGGTGAGTTCTCCTTGTTCCACAGGAGCATTCTCCTGGTTACAGGGTGGCAATTACTCTCATTGTACAATGAGAATCTGTAGCGTAGAGAGAACGTGAGATCCAGTGTCTACCATCTTACAACAACAGATCATTAAGGATTAGACCTTTCCCAGTCCAAGCTATGCTCCTTCCACCTGTTACCACCCAACTTTGGTGTCTAGTATAGGAGAAGATGGGGTTGGGTAAAAGCCAAATCATTTCTTAAATGATTTCACAGTGTCCAAAACAAGTAAACTTCTAGGCCAAGGAGAGCCCAGTGTTGGGCTGGGAGTAGTAAAGGCAGGTTGGGCAAGCAGAGGGCCTGGCCCCCAAGACTGTTGGGAGAGGGAAGGGACATAAGCCTGGGACTAGGGTGGTGATGTGGCACAGGAGTGAACAGCTGGATGGGTTGGCCAGGATCTGGAACCTTGCCTTCCTCCTCCCACAGTGGAGCTCACTGAAGAGGAGGAGCTGTTGAACAAGAGGATGATGAAGTACTGGGCCAACTTTGCTCGAAATGGGTGAGGACACCTGCACCCCTCAGGCTCCCAGAGGGCACAGACCCTCCAAAGCTCCCCTTATCTGAGGTGACCCCATTAGTAAATGTGTGTCCTTCATCACATCCTAGCCCCCTCTCCAATGGGAAAACTCACACTAAAAGAGGGTGCTTTGTGGGTACAGGTCACTGGTCTCTTCTCACAGTGGTACAAAGGGTGAGCCATAGTGCTAGGCTATGGGAGCCAGCCTCTCACAGGGAAGGGCAACACAGGGCAGGCTAGTGACACTAGTGAGAGGTCATTACTTTCCTACATCAGGACACCTCTCCCCATTCTCAACACCTCTGTCTGCATGGCTGACTGCCCTGTCCATAATTGGGGTTTAAGGTCAGGTCTGAGTTCAACAGAGCTCAGACTGACCCTCGCCCTGCCATGCTGGGAGGGCATGTGCACAGGAACCCCAATGGAGAGGACCTACCCCAATGGCCACTGTTCGACCAGGACCAGCAGTACCTGCAGCTGGACATCCAGCCTGCTGTGGGCCAGGCCCTGAAGGCACACAGGCTGCAGTTCTGGaccaagaccctgcctcagaagATCCAGGAGCTAAAGGGGGCTGAGGACAAGCACACAGATCTCTAAGTTCC from Urocitellus parryii isolate mUroPar1 chromosome 15, mUroPar1.hap1, whole genome shotgun sequence includes:
- the LOC113177566 gene encoding cocaine esterase-like isoform X1, with the protein product MSLHRLPAWLIIVAYGLLMLLIQGQGQDSVSPIRITHTGQVRGSLIHVKGTDAGVHTFLGIPFAKPPVGPLRFAAPEPPEPWSGVRDGTSHPAMCLQNTDKMNTEDLNLQRILQSINLPPVPMSEDCLYLSIYAPAHARGGSNLPVMVWIHGGGLVMGSASMYDGSILSAIENVLVVTIQYRLGVLGFFSTGDQHATGNWGYLDQVAALRWVQQNIAHFGGNPDRVTIFGGSAGGTSVSSLVLSPMSQGLFHGAIMESGVALLPDLITSSSKDVSTMVANLSACGQVESEALVSCLRGKSEQEMLAITKPFKIIPAVVDGAFLPRHPQELLASADFQPVPSIIGVTNDEYGWGIPMILSPPEIQKDIDRETLQAVLQRITAQRMKLPAECADLLMEEYMGDNEDPHTLRLQFQEMMADFMFVMPALQVAHDQSSHAPVYFYEFQHRPSMFKDMRPPHVKADHGDEFIFVFGSYFSGMRVELTEEEELLNKRMMKYWANFARNGNPNGEDLPQWPLFDQDQQYLQLDIQPAVGQALKAHRLQFWTKTLPQKIQELKGAEDKHTDL
- the LOC113177566 gene encoding cocaine esterase-like isoform X2; translation: MSLHRLPAWLIIVAYGLLMLLIQGQGQDSVSPIRITHTGQVRGSLIHVKGTDAGVHTFLGIPFAKPPVGPLRFAAPEPPEPWSGVRDGTSHPAMCLQNTDKMNTEDLNLQRILQSINLPPVPMSEDCLYLSIYAPAHARGGSNLPVMVWIHGGGLVMGSASMYDGSILSAIENVLVVTIQYRLGVLGFFSTGDQHATGNWGYLDQVAALRWVQQNIAHFGGNPDRVTIFGGSAGGTSVSSLVLSPMSQGLFHGAIMESGVALLPDLITSSSKDVSTMVANLSACGQVESEALVSCLRGKSEQEMLAITKPFKIIPAVVDGAFLPRHPQELLASADFQPVPSIIGVTNDEYGWGIPMILSPPEIQKDIDRETLQAVLQRITAQRLPAECADLLMEEYMGDNEDPHTLRLQFQEMMADFMFVMPALQVAHDQSSHAPVYFYEFQHRPSMFKDMRPPHVKADHGDEFIFVFGSYFSGMRVELTEEEELLNKRMMKYWANFARNGNPNGEDLPQWPLFDQDQQYLQLDIQPAVGQALKAHRLQFWTKTLPQKIQELKGAEDKHTDL
- the LOC113177566 gene encoding pyrethroid hydrolase Ces2e-like isoform X4, with product MSLHRLPAWLIIVAYGLLMLLIQGQGQDSVSPIRITHTGQVRGSLIHVKGTDAGVHTFLGIPFAKPPVGPLRFAAPEPPEPWSGVRDGTSHPAMCLQNTDKMNTEDLNLQRILQSINLPPVPMSEDCLYLSIYAPAHARGGSNLPVMVWIHGGGLVMGSASMYDGSILSAIENVLVVTIQYRLGVLGFFSTGDQHATGNWGYLDQVAALRWVQQNIAHFGGNPDRVTIFGGSAGGTSVSSLVLSPMSQGLFHGAIMESGVALLPDLITSSSKDVSTPFKIIPAVVDGAFLPRHPQELLASADFQPVPSIIGVTNDEYGWGIPMILSPPEIQKDIDRETLQAVLQRITAQRMKLPAECADLLMEEYMGDNEDPHTLRLQFQEMMADFMFVMPALQVAHDQSSHAPVYFYEFQHRPSMFKDMRPPHVKADHGDEFIFVFGSYFSGMRVELTEEEELLNKRMMKYWANFARNGNPNGEDLPQWPLFDQDQQYLQLDIQPAVGQALKAHRLQFWTKTLPQKIQELKGAEDKHTDL
- the LOC113177566 gene encoding cocaine esterase-like isoform X3 — protein: MSLHRLPAWLIIVAYGLLMLLIQGQGQDSVSPIRITHTGQVRGSLIHVKGTDAGVHTFLGIPFAKPPVGPLRFAAPEPPEPWSGVRDGTSHPAMCLQNTDKMNTEDLNLQRILQSINLPPVPMSEDCLYLSIYAPAHARGGSNLPVMVWIHGGGLVMGSASMYDGSILSAIENVLVVTIQYRLGVLGFFSTGDQHATGNWGYLDQVAALRWVQQNIAHFGGNPDRVTIFGGSAGGTSVSSLVLSPMSQGLFHGAIMESGVALLPDLITSSSKDVSTMVANLSACGQVESEALVSCLRGKSEQEMLAITKPFKIIPAVVDGAFLPRHPQELLASADFQPVPSIIGVTNDEYGWGIPMILSPPEIQKDIDRETLQAVLQRITAQRLPAECADLLMEEYMGDNEDPHTLRLQFQEMMADFMFVMPALQVAHDQSSHAPVYFYEFQHRPSMFKDMRPPHVKADHVELTEEEELLNKRMMKYWANFARNGNPNGEDLPQWPLFDQDQQYLQLDIQPAVGQALKAHRLQFWTKTLPQKIQELKGAEDKHTDL